CGAGGACCTCTTCTTCATGATCCAGCCTGCTTCAACCGTGCTCCACACGGAGGCCGCCGATATCGAGCTGGTCCAAGTCTCGAAGCAATATGGCGACGCGCTTGCCGTGAATGCGATCGACCTGCGCATTCCGGGCGGCCAGTATTGCTGTCTGCTCGGACCGTCCGGTTGCGGCAAGACGTCGACGCTGCGCATGATCGCGGGCCATGAATCGGTCTCCGAAGGCGACGTCCTGATCGGCGGGCGCAACGTTACGCGCGAAGAACCGGCGGCACGCGGCACGGCGATGGTGTTTCAGAGCTACGCGCTGTTTCCTCATCTGAGCGCGCTCGATAACGTGGCCTTCAGCCTGAAGATGCGCGGGGTGGCGAAAGACGCCCGCCGCAAGCGCGCCGGCGAACTGCTTGAACTCGTCGCCATGTCCGCTTATGCCGAACGCAAGCCCGCGCAGTTGTCGGGCGGCCAGCAGCAGCGTGTGGCACTGGCGCGTGCCCTCCTGAACCAGCCGCGCTGTCTGCTGCTCGACGAACCGCTCTCCGCACTGGACCCGTTCCTGCGCGTGCAGATGCGCGCCGAACTGAAGCGCTGGCAAAAGGAACTCGGCATCACCTTCGTGCATGTTACGCACTCCCAGGAAGAGGCGATGGCGCTGGCCGATCTCGTCGTCGTCATGAGCCACGGCCATATCGAGCAAAGCGGCACGCCTCATGAGGTCTTCAACCGCCCACGCACCGAATTCGTGGCGCGCTTTCTCGGCGGCCACAACGTCTTCAGCACCAACGGACGCCTCTTCACGGTGCGCGCGGATCATCTGCGCGTGGTGCCGCACGGCGTCACGCCCGTGCAAACCCTCGTGGGCGAAGGCGGTCTCACGCGGATCGGCGGCGTGCCGTGCACCGTGCGCGAAGCCGAGTACCAGGGCACCCATTTGCGTATGACGCTCGTGCCGCTCGACGGTTCGCCCGAACTCGTCTCGCTGGTCAGCGACGGCGACTACGACCCCGCGCGGCTCGGTCCCGAAGCCCGCGTCGTCGTGTGGTGGAACGAGCGGGACGCTCATCCGCTGGCGGCCTAGGCCGCGCTTAACCGGTTTTCTTGCGTATCACCCTACCCAAAGAACGTCACCTGAGGAGATTGCGATGAGTGAGCAGAACGAGAGCCCGGCAGCAGCCGAACCCGAGCTGACGGACAAAGGCCTGAAGCGCCGCACGCTCATCAAGGGCGCGGTTGCGGCGGCGGGCATTGCCGGCTTCCCGTACGTGCATGCGCAGGAGAAAATCGTGCTGCGCTATCTGGGGACCGCGGTCAACCAGAGCGACGACATCGCGAAGAAGTTCAAGGAAGACACCGGCATCGAGATTCAGTACATTCCGGTCACGACCGATGACGTCGCCAAGCGCATCATCACGCAGCCCAACTCGTTCGATATCGTCGACACCGAATATTTCTCGCTCAAGAAGCTGATTCCCGCCGGCACGCTGGCCGGTATGGATGCCAAAAAAATCAAGCTGGCCGACAAGATCACGCCGGTGCTGACCAAGGGCGAAGTGAACGGCAAGAAGATCGGCGATCAGGGTACCGCGCCGAAGAAAGTGATGTTCCTGACGGGTCCGCGCTCCACGGAATTTTCCGCCACTCCGACCGAGTGGATGACGCTGATCCCCACCACCTATAACGCCGACACGCTCGGCATTCGTCCGGACCTGATCAAGCGCCCCATCAATAGCTGGGCCGAGTTGCTGAATCCCGAGTTCAAGGGCAAGGCCGCCCTGCTCAACATTCCCGCAATCGGCATCATGGATTCGGCCATGGCCATTGAAGCCATGGGGCACGTCAAGTACGGCGACAAGGGCAACATGACCAAGGCGGAGATCGATCAGACCATCAAGATCCTGATCGAGGCCAAGCGCTCCGGCCAGTTCCGCGCCTTCTGGAAGGACTTCAACGAGAGCGTCAACCTGATGGCTTCGGGAGAAGTGGTGATCCAGTCGATGTGGTCGCCGGCCGTCACGAAGGTGCGCACCATGGGCATCGCCTGCAAGTTTCAGCCGCTCAAGGAAGGGTATCGCTCATGGGCCTCGGGCTTCGCTTTCCCGCGCTCGCTGCAGGGCCGCAAGCTCGACGCCGGGTATGAGTTCGTCAACTGGTTCCAGGACGGCTGGGCCGGCGCCTACCTGATGCGCCAGGGCTACTATTCGGGCGTGCTCGAGACCGCGAAGACGCACATGCAACCCTATGAATGGGACTACTGGATCGAAGGCAAGCCGGCCGCGCAGGACATCCATGCGCCGGACGGCCAGTTGCTGGAGAAGGCCGGCACCGTGCGCGACGGCGGCTCGTACAACGAACGGATGGGCGCGATTGCCTGCTGGAACGCGGTGATGGACGAGAACATCTACATGGTCCAGAAGTGGAACGAGTTCATCGCGGCATAGTTCGCATACCTGCATGAATCAGGCGGTGCTTGCCGGCGCATGGCGCACCGGCAAGCACCGCTTTCCAGACGACGGATATCCCGCCATGGCATCGATCGAGCTTTCCAATCGCGCGCAGGCTGCACCGGTACGGCAGCGGCGTGCGCCGGCGTGGCTGCAGGCAACCCCGCTTACGCTCACCTTCCTGCTGTTTTTCATCGTGCCGCTCGTCATCACGCTGATCGTCAGCTTCTGGGATTACAACGAGTATCAGATCATCCCCGCCTTCACGCTGAAAAACTACAAGGCGATTTTCGACGGCTGCTCGTCGATGACGGACATGTGCGTCACCTTCAAGACCTACCTGTCCACGCTCAAGTTCTGCGCGATCGTCTGGGCGGTCACGCTCGTGCTCGGCTTTTCGATTGCCTACTTCCTCGCTTTCCACGTACGCACGACGGCGATGCAGACCGTCCTGTTCCTGATCTGCACGATCCCCTTCTGGACCTCGAACGTGATCCGCATGATCTCGTGGATCCCGCTGCTCGGCCGCAACGGCCTCGTCAACCAGGCGCTGCTCGGCGCGCATGTGATCGACCAGCCGCTCGAATGGCTGCTGTATTCGAACTTCTCGGTGGTGCTCGCCTTCGTGCACCTCTACACGTTCTTCATGATCGTGCCGATCTTCAACGCGATGATGCGCATCGACCGGTCGCTGCTCGAAGCCGCGCGCGATGCCGGCGCAAGCGGCTGGCAGGTGATCCGCGACGTGGTGCTGCCGCTCTCCAAAACCGGTATCGTAATCGGCTCGATCTTCGTGATCACCATCGTGATGGGCGATTTCCTGACGGTCGGCGTGATGGGCGGCCAGCAGATCGCCTCGGTCGGCAAGATCATCCAGGTTCAGACGGGCTACCTGCAGTTCCCGGCCGCCGCGGCCAACGCGATCATCCTGCTCGCCGTGGTGTTGATGATTGTGTGGGGTTTGACGCGGGTAGTCGACATCCGCAAGGAGCTGTGACATGCAGGCCATCCGCCGCAAGCATCGCGAACGCCGGCCCGCCAGTTTCTACTGGCTGGCCCTCCTGTTCGGGCTGTTCGTGCTGTTCCTGTACGGCCCCGTGATCACCATCTTCATCCTGTCGTTTCAGGGACCGGAAGGCGGCCTCACCTTCCCGATGCGCGGCGTCTCCCTGCACTGGTTCGCGGTACTGCGTCAGGGCGTGGGCGATATCGACATCTGGGGGGCGTTCGCGCGTTCCGTGCGCCTCGCGCTGGCCGTGACGGTGTTGACCGTGCTGTTCTCGGTGGCGGCGGGCCTTGCGTTTCGCAAGCGCTTTCGCGGCGACACCGCCGTATTTTATGTGTCGGTGGCGAGTCTGATCATGCCTTCGATCATCGTGTCGCTCGGCATCGGCCTCACCTTCCGTCTGCTCGATAGCGGCGTCAAATATCTGGCCACTGCGTGGGGCAATCAGTCGTTCGCGGACAACTATTCCACTTCGATGGGGCTGTTCACCTCGGCGCTCGGCGCGCACCTGACGTGGACCCTGCCGTTCGGACTGCTGGTGATGTTCGCGGTGTTCAACCGCTTCAATCCCGCCTACGAAGAAGCGGGACGCGATCTGGGCGCGACGCCGTGGCAAAACTTCCGGCATATCGTGTTGCCGATCATCGGGCCTTCCGTGATCGGCGTGGCGATGTTCGGCTTCACGCTCTCGTGGGACGAGATCGCCCGCACATCACAGGCTATCGGCGATCAGAACACCTTGCCGCTCGAACTGCAGGGGCTCACCACCTCCGTCACGACGCCGGTGATTTACGCGCTCGGCACGATGACCACCGTGTTGTCGCTGACCGTGATGGTGAGCTGTCTGCTCGCCGTGCGCTGGCTGACCCGCAGGCGGCTTGCCGCGGCCATGCGCTAGTGCCAGCGTCTGCCTCCCTAGCCCAGCTTGGCCTGCAACTCAGCCGCCCCACCCCGGCGATACAGCACCAGCGTGGCGAAGAAGCCGCATAAGGCCGCGAAGATCAGCCAGTAAGCCGGTGCCGCTTTATCGCCGGTTATCTCGATCAGGAAGGTCGAGACAGCGGGCGTAAAACCGCCGAACAAGGCCGTGGCGAGACTATAGGCGAGCGAGAAACCGGCGACCCGCACCTCCACCGGCATCACCTCCGTGAGGGCCGCAACCATCGCACCGTTATAGACGCCGAAGAAGAACGAAAAATACAGCAGCACGGTCAGCATGCGCAGGAAGCTAGGCGCATGCGCGAGCCATTCCAGCGCAGGATAGGTGGTGACGATGGCGAGTGCCGAAATGAACAACAGCAAGGGCCGGCGGCCGATGCGATCCGAAACCGCGCCGCCGAGCGGCAGCCAGATAAAGTTCGACACCCCCACCAGCAGCGTGACGACCAGCGCATCCGCGGTGCTTAGATGCAGCACCGCGCGGCCGAAGGTCGGTGTATAGACGGTGATCAGGTAGAAAGTGGTGGTTGTCATCGCAACCATCATCATGCCGGCGACCACCGTCTGCCAGTTGGTCAGCATCGAGCGGAACACTTCGGAGGTGGCCGGATGATGGCGGCGCGTCTGGAACTCCGCGGTTTCCTGCAGCGAGCGGCGCAGCACATAGAGAAACGGTACGATCATGCAACCGATCAGGAACGGCAAACGCCAGCCCCAGGCGCCGATTTGCGGCGGCGTGAGCAACAGGTTCAGCGCGTAGCCGAGCGCGGCCGCCACCACGATAGCCACCTGCTGGCTAGCCGACTGCCAGGCGGTGTAAAAGCCCTTCTTGCCCGGCGTGGCCATTTCCGCCAGATACACCGACACGCCGCCGAGTTCGGCCCCCGCCGAAAACCCCTGCAAGAGACGCCCGATCAACACCAGCGCCGGCGCCAGCAAGCCGATCGACGCATAGCCCGGCACGCAGGCAATCAGGATCGTGCCGCTCGCCATGATGGCCAGCGTGACGATCAGGCCGCGGCGCCGCCCCACCTTGTCGATATACGCGCCGAGGATGATGGCGCCCAACGGCCGCATCAGAAAACCGGCGCCGAACACGGCAAAGGTCTGCATCAGCGAGGCGAACTCGCTGGCGGCCGGGAAAAACGTCCTGGCGATGTACGTGGCGTAGAAGCCGAACAGGAAGAAGTCGAACTGTTCGAGGAAGTTGCCGCTCGTCACGCGCAGGACGGCGCCGAACTTCGAGAGATGCGGTGCGGCACCGCCAGGCGGCTGGGTCGGTTGATCGGATTGCATGTCGTCTCCTGGATCGTTTAAATACCGCTTTTTTTCATTATGGCTGATGCATCGCCCTTAGTCTCACATATTAGTCCTCGACGAGCAGACCGCCAGCGCGCCGCTTTTCGACTGACCATTTGAGCGAGGCCTTTGGCGGCCAGCACACGCAGGATGCGGCGCTACAACGCGAGCTTGTAGCCGACATGGCTCGCGACGAAGCCGAGCTTCTCGTAGAAACGATGCGCGTCGGCGCGGCTCCTGTCGGTGGTGAGCTGGACGAGATTGCAGCCGCGCGAGCGGCACGTCGCGATGGCCCATTCGAACATCTTCTGGCCCAGCCCGGAGTCGCGGCGGTGGGCGGCAATCCGCACCGCTTCGATCTGGCCGCGCCACGCACCCATCCGGGCAATCCCTGGGATGAACGACAGTTGCAGCGT
Above is a genomic segment from Paraburkholderia phenazinium containing:
- a CDS encoding ABC transporter ATP-binding protein, whose amino-acid sequence is MIQPASTVLHTEAADIELVQVSKQYGDALAVNAIDLRIPGGQYCCLLGPSGCGKTSTLRMIAGHESVSEGDVLIGGRNVTREEPAARGTAMVFQSYALFPHLSALDNVAFSLKMRGVAKDARRKRAGELLELVAMSAYAERKPAQLSGGQQQRVALARALLNQPRCLLLDEPLSALDPFLRVQMRAELKRWQKELGITFVHVTHSQEEAMALADLVVVMSHGHIEQSGTPHEVFNRPRTEFVARFLGGHNVFSTNGRLFTVRADHLRVVPHGVTPVQTLVGEGGLTRIGGVPCTVREAEYQGTHLRMTLVPLDGSPELVSLVSDGDYDPARLGPEARVVVWWNERDAHPLAA
- a CDS encoding ABC transporter substrate-binding protein is translated as MSEQNESPAAAEPELTDKGLKRRTLIKGAVAAAGIAGFPYVHAQEKIVLRYLGTAVNQSDDIAKKFKEDTGIEIQYIPVTTDDVAKRIITQPNSFDIVDTEYFSLKKLIPAGTLAGMDAKKIKLADKITPVLTKGEVNGKKIGDQGTAPKKVMFLTGPRSTEFSATPTEWMTLIPTTYNADTLGIRPDLIKRPINSWAELLNPEFKGKAALLNIPAIGIMDSAMAIEAMGHVKYGDKGNMTKAEIDQTIKILIEAKRSGQFRAFWKDFNESVNLMASGEVVIQSMWSPAVTKVRTMGIACKFQPLKEGYRSWASGFAFPRSLQGRKLDAGYEFVNWFQDGWAGAYLMRQGYYSGVLETAKTHMQPYEWDYWIEGKPAAQDIHAPDGQLLEKAGTVRDGGSYNERMGAIACWNAVMDENIYMVQKWNEFIAA
- a CDS encoding ABC transporter permease produces the protein MASIELSNRAQAAPVRQRRAPAWLQATPLTLTFLLFFIVPLVITLIVSFWDYNEYQIIPAFTLKNYKAIFDGCSSMTDMCVTFKTYLSTLKFCAIVWAVTLVLGFSIAYFLAFHVRTTAMQTVLFLICTIPFWTSNVIRMISWIPLLGRNGLVNQALLGAHVIDQPLEWLLYSNFSVVLAFVHLYTFFMIVPIFNAMMRIDRSLLEAARDAGASGWQVIRDVVLPLSKTGIVIGSIFVITIVMGDFLTVGVMGGQQIASVGKIIQVQTGYLQFPAAAANAIILLAVVLMIVWGLTRVVDIRKEL
- a CDS encoding ABC transporter permease; this encodes MQAIRRKHRERRPASFYWLALLFGLFVLFLYGPVITIFILSFQGPEGGLTFPMRGVSLHWFAVLRQGVGDIDIWGAFARSVRLALAVTVLTVLFSVAAGLAFRKRFRGDTAVFYVSVASLIMPSIIVSLGIGLTFRLLDSGVKYLATAWGNQSFADNYSTSMGLFTSALGAHLTWTLPFGLLVMFAVFNRFNPAYEEAGRDLGATPWQNFRHIVLPIIGPSVIGVAMFGFTLSWDEIARTSQAIGDQNTLPLELQGLTTSVTTPVIYALGTMTTVLSLTVMVSCLLAVRWLTRRRLAAAMR
- a CDS encoding MFS transporter → MQSDQPTQPPGGAAPHLSKFGAVLRVTSGNFLEQFDFFLFGFYATYIARTFFPAASEFASLMQTFAVFGAGFLMRPLGAIILGAYIDKVGRRRGLIVTLAIMASGTILIACVPGYASIGLLAPALVLIGRLLQGFSAGAELGGVSVYLAEMATPGKKGFYTAWQSASQQVAIVVAAALGYALNLLLTPPQIGAWGWRLPFLIGCMIVPFLYVLRRSLQETAEFQTRRHHPATSEVFRSMLTNWQTVVAGMMMVAMTTTTFYLITVYTPTFGRAVLHLSTADALVVTLLVGVSNFIWLPLGGAVSDRIGRRPLLLFISALAIVTTYPALEWLAHAPSFLRMLTVLLYFSFFFGVYNGAMVAALTEVMPVEVRVAGFSLAYSLATALFGGFTPAVSTFLIEITGDKAAPAYWLIFAALCGFFATLVLYRRGGAAELQAKLG
- a CDS encoding GNAT family N-acetyltransferase; the encoded protein is MEQIVFRSALLADIPAIVAMLADDELGSQREITGLPLDERYVAAFRAIEADANQQLVVVVDGAEVIGTLQLSFIPGIARMGAWRGQIEAVRIAAHRRDSGLGQKMFEWAIATCRSRGCNLVQLTTDRSRADAHRFYEKLGFVASHVGYKLAL